The genomic window CCACGCTCCATGATTACTCGTCTCCTTCCACATCGCCACCGTGCCATCAGCGTAGGACACCAAGAGGAACGTACCTACCAAAGACCACGAGAGCTTCGTCACATTCTCGCCTGGAGTGCCGTGGGGCGGGGGCAGAAGGCGGCACTGCCACGGGTTCGAGGCGGGTCCATCCTGCACCCAGACTGCCACCAGTCCGTCCTCTGAACCGGCTGCAATGTACGTAAACGGCAGGCCCAGATTCGGTGCCCAACCCACCTCCCGCCAAGCTGGGGTGCTCGACGCctcggccgcctccagctctaTGGGCGTCCACACAGATCCCAGCGCTACGCTGCTGCCTTCTTCGCCGGGTCGAGGCGCGAACGAGTGCGTCCAGAGCTTCACGAAccggccaccaccgcatGTGACCATACGGGGTGGTGCGAGCGGTATCGGCGGCGCATTGCCCGGAACATTACCAACGTCTTCCTCCAGAGGCGCCATGAGCAGCGCTCCCGGCGGAAAAAACGGAGCGAAGGAGAGGCCGCTGCAACCGTGCGGGTGGCTCTCGAAGGAGTGGATGTCCCACGAGCCGTCTGGGCCACCGGTAAAGACGACCACCGCCCCATCCGCGCAGCCGACGGCAAACAGCTTCCCGTACTCGTGCGGGGCCCATGCAACACACCAGCCCGGTGTGGCCAAGGTGTAGACGTAGATTTTGCGATACTGTGCGTCGTTGCCCACGTCACACCAGAGAGCCACCTCATTGGTCGCCTCAGTGCACGTGACGAGGGCAGCCGTGTATAAGGCGGGAGGAGCCCATGCCACGcacgtcaccgtcgccgcctgttcctcgccgctgcactgGAGCACCGCGACTGGGCTCCACATCGTGGGCTGTGGCCCACCCTTGTACTGCGACGCTTCCTTGGAGGAGGAAGTGACAGACTCATAAACGTGCACTGTGCCATCACTACTCGCCGTCGCCAGATGCCGTCCATTCGCATCCGCTGCAATGTCGGTCACGGCCGCAGTGTGGCCTGTGTCCAGTAGTGTGTCACTCATGAGCCCTCCTACACAGAGTGTGTATGATCTGTCGGCCAAGGCGGGGAAAGGGTTTAACAGGCAACAAGTGCgcgcgcatacacgcacacgccagtCTACTTCGGCGCCTGTACGTTGTCCTTGAGGCCCTTCGGCTTTCGATTCCGTCTCCTTGTCCCCTTCCCTCAGACGGGCTCTGCCGCGCAGGTGGGTGAGCGACACGAGctaggtgtgtgtgtgtgtgtgtgtgtgtgcggcgtaTGCCCATGCGCAAGAAGGGAAAGACCCAGCAGTGCGTCGCGTTCGGAGATGAAAGAGGGATGTGTGGTGCAGAAAGCAGAAAGGATCCAAAACAGGCGTTTCGCGTACAGTGCCGATTGCCtctgcccccaccccctcacacacacgcacacacgcaccgacaCAAATCGAAGAAGAAAACCAGAAGACACACGGGCGCACTTTGGTTGCGCAGGGCAGTGCACAAATCGATCAAGTGGAGAGTAGAGAAAACGACTAAGTGCGTGAGAGGGCCACAATGAGAAAGATGGGCGAGGTGAGACAGGAGACGCGGTCAAGCGGCAAGCGCATGCCGTCGAGACGACAAGCGACGTGAGCAAGGAAGAGTGCGAGACGCTGCCTACACATTCACGCAtgggcacgcacgcacctgcagcaccgcttgCCATGGAAAGTCGGACGGTCACCCACGGTGCGGGACTCGAATGAAAGACTCCTATGCTGCCTGAAGTCGTCGCTGCCCGTGTGGTTGTCATCGGTGCTCTCTAGAAATAGTAGCTGCTGCTTTTGTTTTCCCTTTCCCGCCTCGCTTCCATCCTGCACGAGCACAGCAAAACGATAAGATTTGTAACGCAAGCCAATGTCGTGGGGGCCTCCTGCACACACAAGAGTCACAGCCACGCCCATATGAAAAGCAGCCAaacaacacacgcacgcgcatgcaagCACTCGTGTGGGTGAGTATTCGCATCTGGACAGTGAGCGGAGTCGGTTCAGATGTGCGCCCGctcggcacagcagcagcgcttgtATGTGCTCACCCCTATCCCTCAAAGACAGCGagagcaccaccagcacacacgcgcacgcttcCACGATCCCCACGCTCACCGAGTATAGAgcgtgtgtacgcgtgtgtcACTTCTTTCCGGCAACGAGTGCCGTCCGGTGCACGCCCATCCAAATGTCGACACGCCGCTTCGCAAAGATGAAGTACTTCTGCATATGAGCCCAGCCACTACCGCGGCACGATCGCCCGACGGAATCGAAGGCGACGACCGCCGAGAGCGTGAGCGCAGATGCGATGACGCTCCAGAACCACGTGTAGGCGTCCGACAAGCGACCCGCGCAAAGGCGGTAGACTAGGCGGTACGCGCCATACGCAGGTATGCATACAACACAAAGAAACATAGCGTAGAACACGATCACGAAATCGCACGAGAAGGGAATGAGGGCGACGTTGTGCTTGCACCGGGAGAAGCGGGTTGCCTCATACCAGTCACCGAGGTAGAGACGATGTGACTTGACGGCGCGCAGCTTGGGGTGCATCTCGATAAGGGTAGACAGTGCCTGAACAGAGAGCTCGTTGCGCCAGTTGCGCGGCGGGTCATCGAGGCTGTACGTCTCCAGCACGTCAGCGTGCTTGCACGCCATCATAATGCGatgcacggcgacggcatcgTTCCACCCCTCCAAAGTCACCTCGCGTAGATTATGGCAGCGGCTGAGAgggccgaggagctgctgcgccatcggCTCGCAGTGGCGCGATAAATACACGTACTCAATGCCAGGATTCCAGCGGAAGAGTGGCTCGATGAGACGGGCATCGAGCGCGTCAAAAGCCTCCCCACTGCACGAGTGGGGCACAATGATGCTCTTACACCCGCGCTCCGTGCCGAAGACCCATACACCGCGCAGCCGACTCCGCAGGGACGGCAGAAAGTACGCTGTGTTCACAACGCACGTGGGTTGGTCGGGAAAGCCAAAGAGGGATGGGTTGACGGCGGCGTAGCCAAGCGTCTTTTGTATGTCTTTGATGcaccagcggtgcagcggcatcgtGCGGAAAAAGCCACGGTACAAGGGAATGTACTCCGTGCGCCGTCTTCGCTCCGTGAAAGGGTTGTAGAACAGTGGCCTCCATCGGCGCGGCTCCATCTTTCTCGCGCGGCAAAGCTGCGTCTACGGAGAGAAGGTCAGAGCAGCTTACCTGCCGGCCACGCCTGCCTCCCACTTGGCTGAGGTCACCCCAGAAGGGGAACGAGCTAACACGAGAGTCGAAACGAAAACAATGCGGAGGTGGAGAGATGGGCGATCGCGCTGGTGTAAGTGCAGGTGATTGTACCCGTTCATGCGCCCGTCAGCAAGTTTGCGGTGTCCGCcgggaagagaaaaaaaaacgccgcc from Leishmania major strain Friedlin complete genome, chromosome 28 includes these protein-coding regions:
- a CDS encoding putative protein transport protein Sec13 encodes the protein MWSPVAVLQCSGEEQAATVTCVAWAPPALYTAALVTCTEATNEVALWCDVGNDAQYRKIYVYTLATPGWCVAWAPHEYGKLFAVGCADGAVVVFTGGPDGSWDIHSFESHPHGCSGLSFAPFFPPGALLMAPLEEDVGNVPGNAPPIPLAPPRMVTCGGGRFVKLWTHSFAPRPGEEGSSVALGSVWTPIELEAAEASSTPAWREVGWAPNLGLPFTYIAAGSEDGLVAVWVQDGPASNPWQCRLLPPPHGTPGENVTKLSWSLVGTFLLVSYADGTVAMWKETSNHGAWRVVSELENPTL